A genome region from Engraulis encrasicolus isolate BLACKSEA-1 chromosome 6, IST_EnEncr_1.0, whole genome shotgun sequence includes the following:
- the cbr4 gene encoding carbonyl reductase family member 4, producing MSRLSVVFGGSRGIGRAVARLLAQKGHRVVVVSRNAELAQATAATLPGEDHVALSCDVSKEQEVQKTFETIQKSCGSVGYLVNAAGINKDGLLLRTRPDDMVSVLHTNLLGSMLTCRAALRSMLTQGGAIVNIGSVVGLKGNAGQCVYSASKAGLEGFTRSLAKEVASRNVRVNLLAPGFIRTDMTAGLGLRGQQQEAASAAAAVPDMERRIPLGRFGEPEEVAQAVLFLLESPYITGQVLLVDGGLQLAM from the exons ATGTCCAGGTTGAGTGTGGTGTTCGGCGGCTCCAGGGGCATTGGCCGCGCGGTGGCCAGGCTGTTGGCGCAGAAAGGGCACAGGGTCGTGGTGGTCTCCAGAAACGCAGAGCTTGCCCAGGCCACCGCAGCCACTCTGCCAGGAG AGGACCATGTGGCTCTGAGCTGCGACGTCTCCAAGGAGCAGGAGGTGCAGAAGACGTTTGAGACCATCCAGAAAAGCTGTGGCTCGGTGGGGTACCTGGTCAATGCTGCTGGCATCAACAA GGATGGGCTGTTGCTGAGGACTCGTCCAGATGACATGGTGTCCGTGCTACACACCAACCTGCTGGGCTCCATGCTGACCTGCAGGGCGGCGCTCAGGAGCATGCTGACGCAGGGGGGAGCCATCGTCAACATAG GTTCGGTGGTGGGTCTGAAGGGGAACGCGGGCCAGTGTGTGTACAGCGCCAGCAAGGCCGGCCTGGAGGGCTTCACACGCTCCCTGGCCAAGGAGGTCGCCTCCAGGAATGTCCGAGTCAATCTCCTCGCCCCAG gTTTCATCCGCACAGACATGACGGCTGGTCTGGGTCTGCGAGGGCAGCAGCAGGAGgcggcatcagcagcagcagcagtgcctgATATGGAGCGTCGTATCCCCCTGGGCCGCTTCGGGGAGCCAGAGGAGGTGGCCCAGGCCGTGCTCTTCCTGCTGGAGTCCCCCTACATCACGGGCCAGGTGCTGCTGGTGGACGGGGGACTGCAGCTGGCCATGTAG